A window of Exiguobacterium sp. FSL W8-0210 contains these coding sequences:
- a CDS encoding glycoside hydrolase family 13 protein yields the protein MFKEAVFHRAMSPFVYKYDERTIHIRLQTKKNDVDHVDLIWGDPYDWHTENPDAADWNFDPSKSNYWNTFETPMKRSGSDELYDYWFIDVVPPFRRLRYGFRLHDSATSQVFTERGWFDEKPLDDTGYYFCVPFLNAVDVFTAPDWVQDTVWYQIFPDRFANGDATNDPAGTLPWNSTAPTTTNLFGGDFQGVIDHIDYLVELGITGIYFCPIFLAKSNHKYDTIDYLEIDPQFGTKEKFKEMVDLLHAHGIRIMLDAVFNHAGFHHKAFADIREHGSHSTYKEWFHLRDFPLVTEPLPNYDTFAFVPEMPKFNTENDEVKSYLLHVARYWVEEFGIDGWRLDVANEVDHAFWRDFRQVVKEVNPDTYILGEIWHDSQEWLLGDQFDAVMNYPFTNAALNFFALDKTKASSYANDMSHVLFSNTMNVNEVTFNLIGSHDTPRALTRAGNNKQKLRLLLLSMLTFSGSPVIYYGDEIGLDGDQDPGCRKCMPWDPEEQDQELFAYTRHLLQLRKQHKTLANKGHISFVHANDETNTIIMRRMSPEGLYYIYFNNSDVPVSLTAPQAGRGLDLLTNTHQQTLDVSLPAYSGTIVQVL from the coding sequence ATGTTCAAAGAAGCTGTGTTTCACCGCGCGATGTCTCCGTTCGTCTATAAATATGATGAGCGAACAATCCACATCCGTTTACAAACGAAAAAAAATGACGTTGATCACGTCGATTTGATTTGGGGCGACCCATATGATTGGCATACCGAAAACCCAGATGCTGCCGATTGGAACTTCGATCCCTCAAAATCCAACTACTGGAATACATTCGAAACACCGATGAAGCGAAGTGGATCAGATGAACTATATGATTATTGGTTCATCGATGTCGTTCCACCCTTCCGTCGTCTACGATATGGTTTCCGTCTCCATGACAGTGCAACAAGCCAAGTCTTTACAGAGCGTGGATGGTTCGATGAAAAACCGCTCGATGATACAGGCTACTATTTCTGTGTTCCTTTCCTTAATGCAGTCGACGTATTCACTGCACCGGATTGGGTCCAGGATACAGTTTGGTATCAAATCTTCCCAGATCGCTTTGCAAATGGCGATGCGACGAACGATCCGGCTGGTACACTTCCATGGAATAGTACGGCACCGACAACGACGAATCTCTTCGGTGGAGATTTCCAAGGTGTCATCGATCATATTGACTACCTTGTTGAACTCGGCATCACTGGTATTTACTTCTGTCCGATCTTCTTAGCAAAATCGAACCATAAATACGATACGATCGATTACTTAGAAATTGATCCACAGTTTGGCACAAAAGAAAAGTTCAAAGAAATGGTCGATCTGTTACACGCACACGGGATTCGCATCATGTTAGATGCCGTTTTCAATCATGCCGGCTTCCACCATAAAGCATTCGCTGACATCCGTGAACATGGTAGTCATTCAACCTATAAAGAATGGTTCCATCTGCGTGATTTCCCGCTCGTGACAGAACCATTGCCGAACTACGATACGTTTGCTTTCGTACCTGAAATGCCGAAATTCAACACCGAGAACGATGAAGTAAAGTCATACTTACTCCATGTCGCCCGCTACTGGGTCGAAGAATTCGGAATCGATGGCTGGCGACTCGACGTCGCCAACGAGGTCGATCACGCATTTTGGCGTGATTTCCGTCAAGTCGTCAAGGAAGTCAACCCTGACACGTATATCCTTGGTGAAATTTGGCATGACTCACAGGAATGGTTGCTCGGTGACCAGTTTGATGCCGTCATGAACTATCCATTTACGAATGCCGCTTTGAACTTCTTTGCCTTAGATAAGACTAAAGCAAGCTCGTATGCGAACGATATGTCGCATGTGTTGTTCTCAAACACGATGAATGTCAATGAAGTGACCTTTAATTTGATCGGATCACACGATACACCGCGTGCGTTGACGCGTGCTGGGAATAACAAACAGAAGCTTCGTCTTCTCTTGTTATCGATGTTGACGTTCTCAGGTAGTCCCGTCATCTATTATGGTGATGAGATCGGTCTCGATGGCGATCAAGATCCAGGCTGCCGAAAATGTATGCCGTGGGATCCTGAAGAGCAGGATCAGGAGTTATTCGCCTATACACGACACTTGTTACAGCTTCGAAAGCAGCATAAGACACTCGCGAACAAAGGGCATATCTCTTTCGTTCATGCGAATGATGAGACGAATACGATCATCATGCGTCGCATGAGCCCGGAAGGATTGTATTATATCTACTTCAACAATTCAGATGTTCCTGTTTCATTGACCGCTCCACAAGCTGGTCGAGGGCTTGATTTATTGACGAACACGCACCAGCAGACACTTGACGTTTCTCTCCCTGCGTATTCTGGAACGATCGTTCAAGTCTTATAA
- a CDS encoding cation:proton antiporter, translating to MEIFFYAGLILIGLFTISYLSERFHVPSILAFILIGIVLGFYYDPPEELKLGGEAGIIVLFFLLGLKFSVADLLIQLRSIWKAGVIDILLSFGGTILLTLSFGFSIAESFLIGCVLYATSSSISARLLDREPDKHQDVNRFVLSLLVFEDLMAPILLTTAPFVLGTETFSVAKISIIFLGFAFFFIALIIMTLFIRRRKRLVDSLYRHPDAGIGIIGLILLFSGVGILFGLSEVLGAFIIGILLTELDETRYLRRLVTPFQDLLLPLFFITFGMSFELTDGLPIDLFFFALVIWGVASKFLVGYLGGKSFGLSNYHAIESGFCLGPRGEFSILFITLASGAFVTLTGIYIFVSAFLGILLFRISTGLTNRTHATARKIKKKLN from the coding sequence ATGGAAATTTTCTTTTACGCCGGTCTCATCCTCATCGGCTTGTTTACGATCAGTTACTTGAGTGAACGATTCCACGTCCCGAGTATTCTGGCATTCATCTTGATTGGAATCGTCCTTGGATTTTATTACGATCCTCCCGAAGAGCTGAAACTCGGAGGAGAAGCGGGCATCATCGTCCTGTTCTTTTTACTCGGTCTAAAATTTTCAGTGGCGGACTTGCTGATTCAGCTCCGTTCCATTTGGAAAGCAGGAGTCATCGATATTCTACTTTCGTTTGGTGGAACAATCCTGTTGACTTTATCGTTCGGTTTTTCCATCGCCGAATCGTTTTTGATCGGCTGTGTCTTGTACGCGACGAGTTCTTCGATTTCAGCTCGACTGCTCGATCGGGAACCGGATAAACATCAGGATGTGAATCGCTTCGTGCTGTCCCTGCTCGTCTTCGAAGATTTGATGGCACCGATCCTACTGACGACGGCACCGTTCGTTTTAGGGACTGAGACGTTCTCGGTAGCAAAAATTAGTATCATCTTTCTCGGGTTCGCCTTCTTCTTCATTGCTTTAATCATCATGACGTTGTTCATCAGAAGACGGAAACGTCTCGTCGATTCACTCTACCGTCATCCTGATGCCGGCATCGGAATCATCGGGTTAATCTTGTTATTTTCCGGTGTCGGTATTTTATTCGGCTTGTCAGAAGTACTTGGCGCCTTTATCATCGGTATTCTGTTAACCGAACTGGATGAGACGCGTTATCTTAGACGACTAGTCACGCCGTTCCAAGACTTATTATTACCATTGTTCTTTATCACGTTCGGCATGTCATTCGAGTTGACTGACGGATTACCGATTGATCTATTTTTCTTCGCTCTTGTCATTTGGGGAGTCGCCTCTAAATTCTTAGTCGGTTATCTCGGCGGAAAATCGTTCGGTCTATCGAATTATCATGCGATCGAATCAGGATTCTGTCTTGGTCCACGTGGTGAATTTTCGATTCTCTTCATCACGCTCGCTAGTGGCGCATTCGTGACGTTGACCGGGATATACATTTTTGTTTCTGCTTTTCTTGGAATTCTATTATTCCGAATCTCTACAGGATTGACGAATCGCACACATGCGACCGCACGAAAAATCAAAAAGAAATTGAATTAA